A section of the Amycolatopsis sp. AA4 genome encodes:
- a CDS encoding ubiquinol-cytochrome c reductase iron-sulfur subunit: protein MSAEGPKPPSEAELAEMDRDELLKLGGQLDGVEIVEYPEPWPVKDTRAERRAQRHVAFWFTLSALAGLAFVVVMAWPKWWEYKDPSDPSGHSTYSLYTPALGVTLGLAVLSLGIGVILYTKKFVPHEVAVQQRSDGPSAEVDRATILAHLADAGTRNGIARRSLIKRTAGAGAGALGLAVAALPIASFIKDPWKDSDNKDGLWHTGWLPNFPGEKVYLRRNTGNLEEDVKNGVALVKAEDLDAGAMETVFPYRESEKGDEKKLAAALMRVDNPVMLIRLRPTDAARVVKRKGQEDYNFGDYYAYTKICSHVGCPTSLYEQRTNRILCPCHQSQFDALHYAKPIFGPATRPLAQLPITVDEEGYLIAKGDFNEAIGPAFWERKS, encoded by the coding sequence ATGAGTGCCGAAGGGCCCAAGCCGCCCTCGGAGGCGGAGCTGGCTGAGATGGACCGCGACGAGCTGCTCAAGCTCGGCGGTCAGCTCGACGGCGTCGAAATCGTCGAGTACCCGGAGCCGTGGCCGGTCAAGGACACCCGCGCGGAGCGGCGCGCCCAGCGCCACGTCGCGTTCTGGTTCACCCTGTCCGCGCTCGCCGGCCTGGCGTTCGTGGTCGTGATGGCCTGGCCGAAGTGGTGGGAGTACAAGGACCCGAGCGACCCGAGCGGGCACTCGACCTACAGCCTCTACACCCCGGCGCTCGGCGTCACGCTCGGTCTCGCGGTGCTGTCGCTCGGCATCGGCGTGATCCTCTACACCAAGAAGTTCGTCCCGCACGAGGTCGCGGTGCAGCAGCGCAGCGACGGCCCGTCCGCGGAGGTCGACCGGGCCACCATCCTGGCCCACCTGGCCGACGCCGGGACCCGCAACGGCATCGCCCGCCGGTCGCTGATCAAGCGCACCGCCGGCGCCGGCGCGGGCGCGCTCGGCCTCGCGGTCGCCGCGCTCCCGATCGCGTCCTTCATCAAGGACCCGTGGAAGGACAGCGACAACAAGGACGGCCTCTGGCACACCGGATGGCTGCCGAACTTCCCGGGCGAGAAGGTCTACCTGCGCCGCAACACCGGCAACCTCGAAGAGGACGTCAAGAACGGCGTCGCGCTGGTCAAGGCCGAGGACCTCGACGCGGGCGCGATGGAGACGGTCTTCCCGTACCGCGAGTCGGAAAAGGGCGACGAGAAGAAGCTGGCCGCGGCCCTGATGCGGGTCGACAACCCGGTCATGCTCATCCGGCTGCGCCCGACCGACGCCGCGCGCGTGGTCAAGCGCAAGGGCCAGGAGGACTACAACTTCGGCGACTACTACGCGTACACGAAGATCTGCAGCCACGTCGGCTGCCCGACCTCCCTGTACGAGCAGCGCACGAACCGCATCCTCTGCCCGTGCCACCAGTCGCAGTTCGACGCCCTGCACTACGCGAAGCCGATCTTCGGCCCGGCGACGCGTCCGCTGGCCCAGCTTCCGATCACGGTTGACGAAGAGGGATACTTGATCGCGAAGGGCGACTTCAACGAGGCCATCGGACCGGCCTTCTGGGAGCGTAAGTCATGA
- a CDS encoding cytochrome bc complex cytochrome b subunit, with amino-acid sequence MSSLTTPTKGTSALQKHLGEAADNADQRYKLAKGLRHQMNKVFPTHWSFLLGEIALYSFIVILLSGVYLTLFFDPSMQEVTYHGSFTNMQGMQMSQAFKTTLDISFDVRGGLFVRQLHHWAALIFVASMMVHMLRIFFTGAFRKPREANWVIGGLLLILGMFEGFFGYSLPDDLLSGTGIRATLSGIVLSVPVIGTWIHWALFGGEFPGDQIIPRLYTLHILLVPGIMLALIGAHLALVWYQKHTQFPGVRRKETNVVGVRIMPYFALKGGAFFTLVVGVLALMSGLFQINPVWNFGPYNPSMVSAGSQPDFYMAWADGMLRIWPAWEVYLGNYTIPAVFFPGAIGMPILFALLLTYPFLERKLSKDTAHHNLLQRPRDAPVRTALGMMALGFFAVIELSGFNDIIADQFDISLNATTWAGRIGVLIVPPLAYYFTYRICLGLQRSDREVLEHGVETGIIKRLPHGEFIEIHQPLAGTDSHGHAIPLEYQGAAVPKKMNKLGTAGHAVPGSIWTPDPAEETKALERARGNGHGAGHGKLEGSEETTTEVGSGH; translated from the coding sequence ATGAGTTCACTCACCACGCCGACCAAGGGCACGAGCGCACTCCAGAAGCACCTGGGCGAGGCCGCGGACAACGCGGACCAGCGGTACAAGCTGGCCAAGGGCCTGCGGCACCAGATGAACAAGGTGTTCCCGACCCACTGGTCCTTCCTGCTGGGCGAGATCGCCCTGTACAGCTTCATCGTCATCCTGCTGTCCGGGGTGTACCTGACGCTGTTCTTCGACCCCTCCATGCAGGAGGTCACGTATCACGGCAGCTTCACGAACATGCAGGGCATGCAGATGTCCCAGGCGTTCAAGACGACGCTGGACATCTCGTTCGACGTGCGCGGCGGCCTGTTCGTGCGGCAGCTGCACCACTGGGCGGCGCTGATCTTCGTCGCGTCGATGATGGTGCACATGCTCCGGATTTTCTTCACCGGCGCGTTCCGCAAGCCCCGCGAGGCGAACTGGGTCATCGGCGGCCTGCTGCTGATCCTGGGCATGTTCGAGGGCTTCTTCGGCTACTCGCTCCCGGACGACCTGCTGTCCGGCACCGGTATCCGCGCGACCCTGTCCGGCATCGTGCTGTCGGTGCCGGTGATCGGCACCTGGATCCACTGGGCGCTGTTCGGCGGGGAGTTCCCCGGCGACCAGATCATCCCGCGGCTCTACACGCTGCACATCCTGCTGGTCCCGGGCATCATGCTGGCGCTGATCGGCGCGCACCTGGCGCTGGTCTGGTACCAGAAGCACACCCAGTTCCCGGGCGTGCGGCGCAAGGAGACCAACGTCGTCGGCGTGCGGATCATGCCGTACTTCGCCCTCAAGGGCGGCGCGTTCTTCACCCTGGTCGTGGGCGTGCTGGCGCTGATGTCCGGCCTGTTCCAGATCAACCCGGTGTGGAACTTCGGGCCGTACAACCCGTCGATGGTGTCCGCGGGGTCCCAGCCGGACTTCTACATGGCCTGGGCGGACGGGATGCTCCGGATCTGGCCCGCCTGGGAGGTCTACCTCGGGAACTACACGATCCCGGCGGTGTTCTTCCCCGGTGCGATCGGCATGCCGATCCTGTTCGCGCTGCTGCTGACGTATCCGTTCCTGGAGCGCAAGCTGTCCAAGGACACCGCGCACCACAACCTGCTCCAGCGGCCGCGCGACGCACCGGTCCGCACCGCGCTGGGCATGATGGCGCTCGGGTTCTTCGCGGTGATCGAGCTGTCCGGCTTCAACGACATCATCGCCGACCAGTTCGACATCTCGCTGAACGCGACCACGTGGGCGGGCCGCATCGGCGTGCTGATCGTGCCGCCGCTCGCGTACTACTTCACCTACCGGATCTGCCTCGGCCTGCAGCGGTCCGACCGTGAGGTGCTGGAGCACGGCGTCGAGACCGGCATCATCAAGCGGCTGCCGCACGGCGAGTTCATCGAGATCCACCAGCCGCTGGCCGGCACGGACAGCCACGGCCACGCCATCCCGCTCGAGTACCAGGGCGCGGCGGTGCCGAAGAAGATGAACAAGCTCGGCACCGCGGGCCACGCCGTCCCGGGTTCGATCTGGACGCCGGACCCGGCGGAGGAGACGAAGGCGCTCGAGCGCGCCCGCGGCAACGGCCACGGGGCCGGGCACGGGAAGCTCGAGGGTTCCGAGGAGACGACCACCGAGGTCGGTTCCGGGCACTGA
- a CDS encoding GNAT family N-acetyltransferase, translating into MTTPRLVEVTVDNVEDACELKVAKHQRDYVAPVAVSLAEAYVQHDVAWPRLIYAGKKLVGFVMAAFDPDNPTEYYRTYLWRLNIAAKHQKKGYGRFAVEAVLAEARRRDAESVTVSWMPGKHSPGPFYERLGFRPTGEMDEDEIVARIQL; encoded by the coding sequence ATGACGACCCCGAGACTGGTCGAAGTCACGGTCGACAACGTAGAAGACGCCTGCGAGCTGAAGGTGGCGAAGCACCAGCGGGACTACGTGGCCCCGGTCGCCGTCTCGCTCGCCGAAGCCTATGTCCAGCACGACGTCGCGTGGCCGAGGCTGATCTACGCCGGGAAGAAACTCGTCGGTTTCGTCATGGCCGCCTTCGACCCGGACAACCCGACCGAGTACTACCGCACCTATCTCTGGCGGCTGAACATCGCCGCCAAACACCAGAAAAAGGGCTACGGACGCTTCGCGGTCGAAGCGGTGCTGGCCGAAGCACGCCGCCGCGACGCGGAATCCGTGACGGTCAGCTGGATGCCGGGCAAGCACAGTCCCGGCCCCTTCTACGAACGACTCGGCTTCCGGCCGACCGGGGAAATGGACGAGGACGAGATCGTCGCCCGCATCCAGCTTTAG
- a CDS encoding GNAT family N-acetyltransferase, with product MTTLRLAEVTPDNVGAACDLAVAPHQERYVAPVARSLAEAYPRPDIAWPRLVYAGDELVGFVMAAFDPGCPIDYFRCGIWRLNIAAGHQKKGYGKFAVEAVLAEARRRGADSATVLWVPGEHSPEPFYLRLGFQPTGQIHEGEVVGRIRL from the coding sequence ATGACGACACTGCGGCTGGCCGAGGTCACCCCCGACAACGTGGGCGCGGCCTGCGATCTGGCGGTGGCCCCGCACCAGGAGCGGTACGTGGCCCCGGTCGCGCGCTCGCTGGCCGAGGCCTACCCCCGGCCGGACATCGCCTGGCCGAGGCTGGTCTACGCGGGCGACGAACTCGTCGGCTTCGTGATGGCCGCCTTCGACCCAGGCTGTCCGATCGACTACTTCCGTTGCGGCATCTGGCGGTTGAACATCGCCGCGGGGCACCAGAAGAAGGGCTACGGGAAGTTCGCCGTCGAAGCGGTGCTGGCGGAAGCACGCCGCCGCGGGGCGGATTCGGCCACGGTGCTCTGGGTGCCTGGCGAGCACAGCCCGGAGCCGTTCTATCTGCGGCTCGGATTCCAGCCCACCGGCCAGATTCACGAGGGCGAGGTCGTCGGCCGCATCCGGCTCTGA
- a CDS encoding Lrp/AsnC family transcriptional regulator, translated as MITAIVLINVEAEEIPQAAQAIADLDQVSEVYSCAGDVDLIATVRVQAHEDLADLIPGRIGKVRGVLDTVTHIAFRSYSRADTDSAFEIGVEGA; from the coding sequence GTGATCACGGCGATCGTGCTGATCAACGTAGAGGCCGAGGAAATCCCGCAGGCCGCGCAGGCGATCGCGGACCTCGACCAGGTGTCCGAGGTCTACTCGTGCGCCGGGGACGTCGACCTCATCGCCACCGTGCGCGTGCAGGCCCACGAGGACCTCGCCGACCTGATTCCCGGGCGCATCGGCAAGGTCCGCGGCGTGCTCGACACCGTCACCCACATCGCGTTCCGGTCCTACTCCCGCGCCGACACCGATTCCGCGTTCGAGATCGGCGTCGAAGGAGCCTGA
- a CDS encoding DEDD exonuclease domain-containing protein codes for METRPRPIQAQLAFDELGTPLRDTTFVVFDLETTGTKPGPDGITEIGAVKVRAGQVLGEFATLVNPGTPIPPQIVELTGITQAMVYDAPRIERVLPAFLEFISGAVLVAHNSGFDTSFMKAACEGHGYVWPRPTVVCTVKLARRVIPREEARSYRLSSLSMLLGSRTRPTHRALDDARATTDVLHALLERVGNLGVHTVEELIDYLPDVTPAQRRKRNLAADLPSRPGVYLFKGPRDEVLYVGTARDLRRRVRTYFTGSESRGRIREMVALAERVDAIECAHSLEAEIRELRLIAAHRPAYNRRSKNPHHGWWISLTDEAFPRLSVVRLPRAGTLGPFRSQADARTAAETLADASGLRTCTQRISATSASGTPCVLAELGRCGAPCAGRQTVAEYSPAVDAARGLIAGHDGRPLHLAAARLEEMSARRHYEQAARHRDELAGLVRAVGRAHRQAALASVAELIAAAPDGSGGWELSVIRYGRLASAGVARRGVPPMPVVESLVAAGETVLPGDGPLRGAPGEEVGILLRWLARPGTRLVRTTRPWAEPVAVAGWQSWLARVADARSLEHVAN; via the coding sequence ATGGAGACCCGACCGAGGCCGATCCAGGCTCAGCTGGCGTTCGACGAGCTCGGCACCCCGCTGCGGGACACCACGTTCGTCGTGTTCGACCTCGAGACCACCGGCACCAAACCCGGCCCGGACGGGATCACCGAGATCGGCGCGGTCAAGGTCCGCGCCGGACAGGTGCTGGGCGAGTTCGCGACGCTGGTCAACCCGGGCACGCCGATCCCGCCGCAGATCGTCGAGCTGACCGGGATCACGCAGGCGATGGTCTACGACGCGCCCCGGATCGAACGCGTGCTGCCCGCGTTCCTGGAGTTCATCTCGGGCGCCGTGCTGGTCGCGCACAACTCCGGCTTCGACACCAGCTTCATGAAAGCGGCCTGCGAGGGACACGGTTACGTCTGGCCGCGCCCCACGGTCGTCTGCACGGTGAAGCTCGCGCGCCGCGTCATCCCGCGGGAAGAAGCGCGCAGCTACCGGTTGTCGTCGCTGTCCATGCTGCTCGGCTCGCGCACCCGGCCGACGCACCGTGCGCTCGACGACGCCCGCGCCACCACCGACGTCCTGCACGCGTTGCTGGAGCGCGTCGGCAACCTCGGCGTGCACACCGTCGAGGAGCTGATCGACTACCTCCCGGACGTCACGCCGGCCCAGCGGCGCAAGCGAAACCTCGCCGCCGACCTCCCGTCGCGACCGGGCGTGTACCTCTTCAAGGGACCGCGCGACGAAGTCCTGTACGTCGGCACCGCGCGCGACCTGAGAAGGCGCGTACGGACGTATTTCACCGGTTCGGAGAGCCGGGGCCGGATCCGGGAAATGGTCGCGCTGGCGGAGCGGGTGGACGCCATCGAGTGCGCGCATTCCCTCGAAGCCGAGATCCGCGAACTGCGGTTGATCGCCGCGCACCGCCCGGCCTACAACCGGCGCTCGAAAAACCCGCACCACGGCTGGTGGATCAGCCTCACCGACGAGGCTTTCCCGCGGCTTTCCGTGGTCCGCCTGCCGCGCGCGGGCACGCTCGGGCCGTTCCGCAGCCAGGCCGACGCGCGCACCGCCGCCGAAACTCTCGCCGACGCCTCCGGCCTGCGGACCTGCACCCAGCGCATCTCGGCCACCTCCGCGTCCGGCACGCCGTGCGTTCTGGCGGAACTCGGCCGCTGCGGAGCCCCCTGCGCGGGCAGGCAAACCGTCGCCGAGTACTCCCCCGCCGTGGACGCCGCCCGCGGACTCATCGCCGGCCACGACGGCCGCCCGCTCCATCTGGCCGCGGCGAGGCTGGAGGAAATGTCCGCGCGAAGGCATTACGAACAAGCCGCCCGGCACCGGGACGAACTGGCCGGGCTGGTCCGCGCTGTCGGCCGCGCACACCGGCAGGCCGCGCTCGCGTCGGTCGCGGAACTCATCGCCGCGGCCCCGGACGGCAGCGGCGGTTGGGAACTGTCGGTGATCCGCTACGGCAGGCTCGCCTCGGCCGGAGTGGCCCGTCGCGGGGTGCCGCCGATGCCGGTGGTCGAATCCCTGGTCGCCGCCGGGGAAACGGTGCTGCCCGGCGACGGTCCGCTGCGCGGCGCGCCCGGCGAGGAGGTCGGGATCCTGCTGCGGTGGCTCGCGCGTCCGGGGACGCGGCTCGTCCGCACCACCCGGCCGTGGGCCGAGCCCGTCGCCGTCGCCGGCTGGCAATCGTGGCTCGCCCGGGTCGCCGATGCCCGGTCGCTCGAACACGTCGCGAACTGA
- a CDS encoding NYN domain-containing protein has translation MHPQPVEPEEAAEAVGPSAVPARAEEDAEVPEPGTCPEPATWTSLPEAVRERIAELAAAAVAKLPVADVPRQLRPVAKFAPAKRAKLGGTALLTALGDSAQFRTAVLEWLREHRTDALDPNVADSVAAAAAAVLLGESGAAGRVRLVAKNAEETALRAERDAALARNQRLEAEIAELRAELEEARGAVERARGEREAEVEKLLRRLREQGVLLRQAKDAAEAARAELADGGATREREIEMLNAQLDRERRRVAAERTRAERAVADAEMARQSAREAREADEVRLALLVDTIDGAVHGLRRELALGDRGARPADMVSGARSGLGPGGRIQDVTALDRHLALPNVHLIVDGYNVTKTGYPELALADQRDRLVHQLSALAARTSAEVTVVFDGAGVLSVPAAVPRGVRVLFSERGVLADDVIRSLVAAEPKGRPMVVATSDRAVADSVRAAGAHPAPAAVLVSRLGRV, from the coding sequence ATGCACCCTCAGCCCGTCGAACCGGAAGAAGCCGCGGAGGCCGTCGGCCCCTCGGCGGTTCCGGCGCGGGCGGAGGAGGACGCCGAGGTCCCGGAACCGGGGACGTGTCCGGAACCGGCGACGTGGACGAGCCTGCCGGAGGCAGTGCGCGAGCGGATCGCCGAACTGGCCGCGGCCGCGGTCGCGAAACTGCCGGTCGCCGACGTGCCGCGGCAGCTGCGGCCGGTCGCGAAGTTCGCCCCGGCCAAGCGCGCGAAGCTCGGCGGCACCGCGCTGCTGACCGCGTTGGGCGACTCGGCGCAGTTCCGGACCGCGGTCCTGGAATGGCTGCGCGAGCACCGGACCGACGCGCTGGACCCGAACGTCGCGGACTCCGTCGCGGCCGCTGCCGCCGCGGTGCTGCTCGGCGAATCCGGTGCGGCCGGACGCGTGCGGCTGGTCGCGAAGAACGCCGAGGAAACCGCGTTGCGCGCGGAGCGGGACGCGGCGCTGGCCCGGAACCAGCGGCTGGAAGCCGAAATCGCCGAGCTGCGGGCCGAGCTGGAAGAGGCGCGCGGGGCGGTCGAGCGAGCGCGAGGCGAACGCGAGGCCGAGGTCGAGAAGCTGCTGCGCCGGTTGCGTGAGCAGGGCGTTTTGCTGCGCCAGGCCAAGGACGCGGCGGAGGCGGCGCGCGCCGAACTGGCGGACGGGGGAGCGACGCGGGAACGCGAGATCGAGATGCTGAACGCGCAGCTCGACCGCGAACGCCGCCGGGTCGCCGCCGAACGCACTCGTGCCGAACGGGCGGTCGCGGACGCGGAGATGGCGCGGCAGTCGGCGCGCGAGGCCAGGGAGGCCGACGAGGTCCGGCTGGCGTTGCTGGTGGACACGATCGACGGCGCCGTCCACGGGCTTCGGCGCGAACTCGCGTTGGGCGATCGCGGCGCGCGGCCCGCCGACATGGTCAGCGGCGCGCGGTCCGGGCTCGGCCCCGGCGGGCGGATCCAGGACGTCACGGCGCTCGACCGGCATCTGGCGCTGCCGAACGTCCATCTCATCGTGGACGGCTACAACGTCACCAAAACGGGTTACCCGGAACTGGCGCTGGCCGATCAGCGGGACCGGCTCGTGCACCAGCTTTCAGCGCTGGCGGCGCGCACGTCGGCGGAGGTCACGGTGGTGTTCGACGGGGCCGGTGTGCTGTCGGTGCCCGCCGCGGTGCCGCGCGGGGTTCGAGTGCTGTTTTCCGAGCGTGGAGTGCTCGCGGACGACGTGATCCGGTCGCTGGTGGCGGCCGAGCCGAAGGGCCGTCCGATGGTCGTCGCGACGTCCGACCGGGCGGTCGCGGACTCGGTCCGCGCGGCCGGCGCGCACCCCGCTCCGGCGGCGGTGCTGGTCAGCCGATTGGGTCGAGTCTGA